The region AACGAGATGGCCATCTCCAACGCCCAGTTCGACATGGTCACCCCCGGCAACGAGATGAAGTGGGACACCACAGAGCCCGGCAACGGCCAGTACAACTTCGGCCCCGGCGACCAGATCATGTCCTATGCCACGTCGCACAACATGCGCGTCCGCGGGCACAACCTGGTGTGGCACGCACAGCTGCCGTCGTGGGTCAGCAACCTGCCCTCCAGCCAGGTCAAGGCGGCCATGGACGCCCACATCACCACCGAGGTCAACCACTACAAGGGCCGCATCTACGCCTGGGACGTGGTCAACGAACCCTTCAACGGCGACGGCTCGTACGTCAACGACGCCTTCTACAAGGCGATGGGCTCCGGCTACTTCGCAGAGGCCCTGCGCACCGCCCACGCCGCGGACCCCGACGCCAAGCTGTACATCAACGACTACAACATCGAGGGGCAGAACGCCAAGAGCAACGCCCTGTACAACCTGGCCAAGACCCTGCTCTCGCAAGGAGTGCCGCTCGGCGGAATCGGATTCGAGAGCCACTTCATCGTCGGCCAGGTCCCGTCCGACCTCCAGGCCAACATGCAGCGCTTCGCCGCCCTCGGCCTGGACGTGGCCGTCACCGAACTCGACGACCGCATCCAGCTGCCGACCAGCAGCAGCTCCCTGCAGCAGCAGGCCACCGACTACAGCAACGTCACCAAGGCCTGCCTGGCGGTCTCGCGCTGCGTCGGCGTCTCGCAGTGGGGCGTGGACGACGCGAACTCCTGGATCCCCGGCACCTTCCCCGGATACGGCGCCGCGACGATGTACGACTCCAACTTCCAGCCGAAGCCGGCCTACAACGCCGCCGCCTCCGCCCTGGGCGGCACCTCCGGCGGCGGTGGCACGGGTACGACGGGTGCGCTGCACGCGGTGGGTGCGGGCAAGTGCCTGGACGTGCCGGACTCGTCCACCACTGCGGGCACCCAGGTGCAGATATGGGACTGCAACGGCCAGGCGAACCAGACCTGGACGCGGACCTCGTCGGGTCAGCTGGCGGTCTCCTCCGGCGGCGGCCAGCTGTGCCTGGACGCCTACAACCACCAGACCACCCCGGGCACGAAGGTGGAGATCTGGACCTGCAACGGCGGGGCGAACCAGCAGTGGAGTGTCAACTCCGACGGCACCGTCACCGGCACCCAGTCCGGCTTGTGCCTGGACGTCACCGGGGGCTCGACGGCCAACGGCGCCCTGGCCGAGCTGTGGACCTGCAACGGCCAGTCCAACCAGCACTGGACGTTCGGCTGACCCCTGCGCCGAAGGCCGCCCGGTAGGCCCTCGTGCCGACCGGGTGGCCGCCGCGTCCCCTCCCCCCACCAAGGAGCCACACCCATGCTGCCTTCCCTCGTTCTCCCCGCCACCTGGCGCCCGCACAGACGGCGCAGCCCCTTCGCCGCGGTCGCCACCGTGCTGGCCCTGCTCGCCGCTGTCCTCACAGCCGTACTGATGACACCCGACACCGCACAGGCGGCGGCGGCGCCTCTGGTGGGCGTTGCGTCGGGACGCTGCCTCGACGTGAAGGGCGGTGATTCCACGGCCGGCACGGTGCTGGACATCTACGACTGCAACAGCCAGTCCGGCCAGGCCTTCGAGTTCACCTCCTCGGGGCAGTTGCAGACGCTGGGCGGCACCCGCTGCGTGGACGCCTCGCACCAGCAGACCACTCCCGGCACGCCGGTGCTCATCTGGACCTGCAACGGACAGCCGAACCAGCAGTGGCGGCACAATTCCGACGGGTCGGTCACCGGTGTCCAGTCGGGGCTGTGCCTGGACGTGAACGGCGCGGGTACCGCGAACGGGACAGCGGTCATCCTGTGGACGTGCAACGGGCAGGGCAACCAGAAGTGGACCACCTCGACCACGACGACGCCTCCTGCCGGCGGATCCCACGCGTGCGACATCTACGCCGCCGGCGGCACGCCGTGCGTGGCCGCACACAGCACGGTCAGGGCGCTCTACTCGTCCTACAGCGGCAGCCTC is a window of Streptomyces sp. NBC_01477 DNA encoding:
- a CDS encoding endo-1,4-beta-xylanase — translated: MSPHTPTHRLPRLRPARSGALAAGLAVALVGASLLALGTAGPAQAATSLRSLAEAQNRYFGTALTTSDLGNSNEMAISNAQFDMVTPGNEMKWDTTEPGNGQYNFGPGDQIMSYATSHNMRVRGHNLVWHAQLPSWVSNLPSSQVKAAMDAHITTEVNHYKGRIYAWDVVNEPFNGDGSYVNDAFYKAMGSGYFAEALRTAHAADPDAKLYINDYNIEGQNAKSNALYNLAKTLLSQGVPLGGIGFESHFIVGQVPSDLQANMQRFAALGLDVAVTELDDRIQLPTSSSSLQQQATDYSNVTKACLAVSRCVGVSQWGVDDANSWIPGTFPGYGAATMYDSNFQPKPAYNAAASALGGTSGGGGTGTTGALHAVGAGKCLDVPDSSTTAGTQVQIWDCNGQANQTWTRTSSGQLAVSSGGGQLCLDAYNHQTTPGTKVEIWTCNGGANQQWSVNSDGTVTGTQSGLCLDVTGGSTANGALAELWTCNGQSNQHWTFG